A part of Streptomyces sp. NBC_01235 genomic DNA contains:
- a CDS encoding TetR family transcriptional regulator has product MINDLATYRLDPDRPLSGTGDLRADLTAWAQELISHYSKSVNAAQSRGGAAAAGESESDCLRDRRAEAAAFAARPGSAFSSDQVIDRVVAPIIYWVIFLPWTLPDIDARTYVDDLCGQSA; this is encoded by the coding sequence ATGATCAACGACCTGGCGACCTACCGGCTCGACCCGGACCGCCCTCTTTCCGGCACCGGAGACCTGCGGGCCGATCTGACCGCCTGGGCGCAGGAGCTGATCAGCCACTACAGCAAGTCGGTGAACGCGGCCCAGTCGCGCGGCGGAGCCGCTGCGGCCGGCGAGAGCGAGTCGGACTGCCTGCGCGACCGGCGGGCAGAGGCAGCCGCCTTCGCCGCCCGGCCCGGCAGCGCCTTCAGTAGCGACCAGGTCATCGACCGGGTGGTGGCCCCCATCATCTACTGGGTCATCTTCCTGCCCTGGACATTGCCCGACATCGATGCCCGCACGTACGTCGACGACCTCTGCGGCCAGTCCGCCTGA
- a CDS encoding GNAT family N-acetyltransferase, translated as MNTKPFTSGLSENAVMITRVADRQWHALDDDLVVGRGHAAHRPDGRLFVSIDAWHDAAFDRLAEAMLAQLPAPLYTVVDEADVELTAGWRRAGFTIRRREWEYVVPTDPRVTGLEAVLPPSGVTIVPAGQADESLLRAVDRAIRDEAEATVGWQSMPAEVIPRPEGDTIVDPSKYAVAAAPDRYLGLIRVVTVNRPRIGLVAVRAGEQRRGIARALLAHALGTLHRSGFAAAWTEVHESNQAASALFEGMGARPMSSNLELVR; from the coding sequence ATGAACACGAAGCCTTTCACATCTGGCCTGAGCGAGAACGCGGTGATGATCACCCGCGTCGCGGACAGGCAATGGCATGCACTGGATGACGACCTGGTGGTCGGCCGCGGGCATGCGGCGCACCGGCCCGACGGACGCTTGTTCGTCAGCATCGACGCCTGGCACGACGCAGCCTTCGACCGGCTCGCCGAGGCGATGCTGGCGCAACTGCCGGCGCCGCTGTACACGGTGGTCGACGAAGCCGACGTCGAGCTGACGGCCGGCTGGCGGCGGGCCGGGTTCACGATCCGGCGCCGCGAGTGGGAGTACGTCGTGCCGACCGACCCGCGGGTCACAGGGCTCGAAGCCGTCCTGCCGCCTTCGGGCGTGACGATCGTGCCCGCCGGTCAGGCGGACGAGAGTCTGCTGCGGGCGGTGGACCGCGCGATCCGTGACGAAGCCGAGGCGACCGTCGGGTGGCAGTCGATGCCCGCGGAGGTAATTCCCCGCCCCGAAGGCGACACCATCGTCGATCCGTCGAAGTACGCGGTGGCCGCGGCGCCGGACCGCTACCTGGGTCTGATCCGGGTGGTGACGGTGAACCGGCCGCGCATCGGGCTGGTCGCGGTCCGGGCCGGCGAGCAGCGCCGCGGCATCGCGCGGGCGCTGCTGGCCCACGCGCTGGGGACGCTGCACCGCTCCGGGTTCGCCGCGGCCTGGACCGAAGTCCACGAGTCCAACCAAGCAGCCTCGGCGCTGTTCGAGGGCATGGGCGCCCGGCCGATGAGCAGCAACCTGGAGCTGGTGCGATGA
- the infA gene encoding translation initiation factor IF-1 codes for MTKNKNVIEVEGKVVECLRSAMFTVELENGHQVLAHISGKIRKNYIKIMLEDRVLVELPPYDLTRGRIVFRYRN; via the coding sequence ATGACGAAGAACAAGAACGTCATCGAAGTCGAGGGCAAGGTCGTCGAGTGCCTGCGCAGCGCCATGTTCACCGTGGAGCTCGAGAACGGCCACCAGGTGCTCGCGCACATCAGCGGGAAGATCCGCAAGAACTACATCAAGATCATGCTGGAAGACCGGGTGCTGGTGGAGCTCCCGCCGTACGACCTGACGCGTGGCCGGATCGTGTTCCGGTACCGGAATTAG
- a CDS encoding SDR family oxidoreductase: MATWFVTGASRGIGAEIARAALAGGNNVVVAVRNPERVSADLKDSDKVFAVALDVTDNDSIPQAVEAAVDHFGGIDVLVNNAGRGLLGALEEITDAEARSLFDLNVFGLINVTRAVLPVMRKQGSGRLVHIGSRSGFEGEPGVSLYCASKFAVAGVSEALSVEMAPFGIQSMVVEPGVFRTDFLDASSLSVAADRIADYDDTPAHVTDPDASKLMADLIHDIDVLQSADIAETVAFMAAVPRHVNLTEITILPTAQAI; this comes from the coding sequence ATGGCTACGTGGTTTGTCACCGGCGCCTCCCGCGGAATCGGTGCGGAAATCGCTCGCGCCGCCCTGGCAGGCGGTAACAATGTCGTGGTCGCCGTGCGAAACCCGGAGCGGGTGTCGGCCGATCTGAAGGACTCCGACAAGGTCTTCGCGGTCGCCCTGGACGTCACGGACAACGACAGCATCCCGCAGGCGGTCGAGGCCGCCGTGGACCACTTCGGCGGCATCGACGTCCTGGTCAACAACGCCGGCCGAGGCCTGCTCGGCGCGTTGGAGGAGATCACCGACGCGGAGGCCCGGTCGCTGTTCGACCTCAACGTCTTCGGCCTGATCAACGTCACCCGCGCCGTACTGCCCGTCATGCGCAAGCAGGGATCGGGCCGACTGGTGCACATCGGTTCCCGCTCCGGTTTCGAGGGCGAGCCCGGTGTCAGCCTCTACTGCGCGTCGAAGTTCGCCGTCGCCGGCGTCAGCGAGGCGCTCTCCGTCGAGATGGCGCCGTTCGGGATCCAGTCGATGGTCGTCGAGCCTGGTGTGTTCCGCACCGACTTCCTCGACGCCAGCTCCTTGTCGGTCGCCGCGGACCGCATCGCCGACTACGACGACACCCCCGCGCACGTCACCGACCCCGACGCCTCCAAGCTGATGGCCGACCTCATCCACGACATCGACGTCCTCCAGAGCGCCGACATCGCCGAGACCGTCGCCTTCATGGCCGCCGTCCCGCGCCACGTCAACCTCACCGAGATCACCATCCTGCCCACCGCCCAGGCAATCTGA
- a CDS encoding helix-turn-helix transcriptional regulator: MDNDTHPDSVGGLGQFLRSRRERLSPAVAGLPSAGRRRVPGLRRDEVATLAGVSLSYYSRLEQSRELSPSPRVLEAMARALHLGEEDKRELFRLARPAARRTKSPVRVERVRPHLRQLIESWTRTPAFIIGHAQDLLATNALADALYRDFAQHDNVLRMLFLDPAARSFYRNPERARHRAVADLQQTAASTPEDPRILELVGELSVRSGEFRSLWAREYTRVPPYDVKQVHHSVVGDLELRHEALDIRSVPGQQLIILQAEPGSPSADGLALLGSISAPEVPHQQNPAHGA, encoded by the coding sequence ATGGACAACGACACGCACCCTGACTCGGTTGGAGGGCTGGGTCAGTTCCTCCGCTCCCGAAGAGAACGGCTCAGCCCTGCTGTAGCAGGACTGCCCAGCGCCGGCCGCCGAAGAGTGCCCGGCTTGCGGCGCGACGAGGTCGCGACACTCGCAGGTGTCAGCCTGAGCTACTACAGCCGACTCGAGCAGAGCCGTGAACTCAGCCCCTCACCCCGGGTGTTGGAAGCCATGGCCCGCGCACTGCACCTCGGGGAAGAGGACAAGCGAGAACTCTTCCGGCTGGCCCGGCCGGCAGCCCGCCGTACGAAGTCCCCGGTCCGGGTCGAGCGTGTCCGCCCGCATCTGCGGCAACTGATCGAAAGCTGGACCAGGACGCCGGCCTTCATCATCGGCCACGCCCAGGACCTGCTGGCCACCAACGCATTGGCCGACGCCCTCTACCGTGACTTCGCCCAGCACGACAACGTGCTGCGCATGCTCTTCCTGGACCCTGCGGCGAGGTCCTTCTACCGGAACCCGGAGCGGGCCCGGCATCGTGCGGTCGCCGACCTTCAGCAGACCGCCGCAAGCACTCCGGAGGATCCCCGCATCCTGGAGCTCGTCGGTGAACTGTCGGTGCGCAGCGGCGAGTTCCGCTCCCTGTGGGCCCGCGAGTACACCCGGGTCCCGCCCTACGACGTCAAACAGGTGCATCACTCCGTCGTGGGAGACCTGGAGTTGCGGCACGAGGCCCTCGACATCCGCAGCGTCCCGGGACAGCAGCTCATCATCCTGCAGGCCGAGCCGGGCTCCCCCTCCGCCGACGGACTGGCCCTGCTGGGCTCCATCAGCGCACCCGAAGTACCTCACCAGCAGAATCCCGCACACGGCGCCTGA
- a CDS encoding helix-turn-helix transcriptional regulator, with product MSNGTPLGDFLRARREALKPHDVGLPEHGRRRVPGLRREEVALLAGVSSDYYIRLEQGRENSPSPQVLDAVAQALKLDAEATDHLNRLCLTTSQRPRDWGETDVSHQLLQLMDGWDHTPAFVVGPALDIMAANSLATALHGGFDQFDNLARMVFVDLAGREFYQEWERAAHSCVAEIRAAYGHDPESARIAEVVAELSAQSEEFAGIWKMHDVKSKSQEGKHLKHPQVGDLYIKFAAFTVNGAPHQQLVVYQAEPDSPTAAAFETLRAMATQPKPAQAAAPVADLAVNEQ from the coding sequence ATGAGCAATGGGACGCCTTTGGGTGATTTCCTCAGAGCCCGCCGAGAAGCCTTGAAGCCGCACGACGTCGGTCTGCCCGAACACGGGCGACGTCGGGTGCCGGGACTGCGCAGAGAGGAAGTCGCGCTGCTCGCCGGAGTCAGCTCCGACTACTACATCAGGCTGGAACAGGGACGCGAGAACAGCCCGTCCCCGCAGGTCCTCGACGCCGTGGCACAGGCGCTCAAACTGGACGCGGAGGCCACAGACCATCTCAACCGCCTCTGCCTCACCACCTCGCAACGCCCGCGCGACTGGGGCGAGACGGACGTCAGCCACCAGTTGTTGCAGTTGATGGACGGATGGGATCACACTCCGGCCTTCGTCGTCGGCCCGGCCCTCGACATCATGGCGGCCAACTCCCTCGCCACGGCCCTCCACGGCGGGTTCGACCAGTTCGACAACCTCGCCCGCATGGTGTTCGTCGACCTGGCAGGGCGCGAGTTCTACCAGGAATGGGAGCGAGCCGCGCACTCCTGTGTCGCCGAAATCAGGGCCGCCTACGGACACGACCCCGAATCGGCCCGCATCGCTGAAGTCGTGGCGGAACTGTCCGCCCAGAGTGAGGAGTTCGCCGGGATCTGGAAGATGCACGACGTCAAGAGCAAGTCCCAAGAAGGCAAGCATCTCAAACACCCCCAGGTCGGAGACCTGTACATCAAATTCGCGGCTTTCACGGTCAACGGGGCCCCGCACCAGCAACTGGTGGTCTATCAAGCCGAACCGGACAGCCCGACGGCGGCCGCCTTCGAGACGCTGAGGGCCATGGCCACCCAGCCGAAGCCGGCCCAGGCGGCTGCGCCCGTGGCCGACCTCGCCGTCAACGAGCAGTAA
- a CDS encoding flavin reductase family protein yields the protein MTNAFNMMVRHASPLIGCTIGPWDHSYQALVETGECVISVPTADMAATVVDIGNCSGADVDKFEEFDLTAVAGEQVQAPLVAECFANIECRVADSSLVAPYSLFLLEPVRAWTDPSQPEPQLFHHRGDGTFTLDGPTVELKDRMTKWQYLL from the coding sequence ATGACCAACGCGTTCAACATGATGGTGCGCCACGCCTCGCCGCTGATCGGGTGCACCATCGGCCCCTGGGACCACAGCTACCAGGCCCTCGTCGAGACCGGCGAATGCGTCATCTCGGTCCCGACGGCGGACATGGCCGCCACCGTGGTCGACATCGGCAACTGCTCGGGCGCCGACGTGGACAAGTTCGAGGAGTTCGACCTGACCGCCGTAGCTGGTGAGCAGGTACAGGCACCGCTCGTGGCCGAGTGCTTCGCCAACATCGAGTGCAGGGTCGCCGACAGCAGCCTCGTGGCCCCCTACAGTCTCTTCCTCCTTGAGCCGGTCAGGGCATGGACCGACCCCTCGCAGCCCGAGCCGCAGCTCTTCCACCACCGCGGAGACGGAACCTTCACGCTTGACGGGCCGACCGTCGAACTGAAGGACCGCATGACCAAGTGGCAGTACCTCCTGTAG
- a CDS encoding pirin family protein has product MSNLDRAPVPSVCGGRGFVVAEPVRELLSPRYVKLGESTEVRRLLPNLGRRMIGAWAFVDHYGPDDIADEPGMQVPPHPHMGLQTVSWLHEGEVLHRDSTGSLQTIRPRELGLMTSGRAISHSEESPKAHARYLHGAQLWVALPDAHRHTDPGFEHHADLPTVTAPGLTATVLLGDLDGSTSPGTAYTPIVGADLALARGADVRLPLLPDFEYGVLSMSGEVHVDGVPVLPGSMLYLGCGRTELPLRAESDAGVMLLGGEPFEEELVMWWNFVGRSQEEIAQAREDWMTSARFGEVRGYDGDPLRAPELPPVPLKPRGRVR; this is encoded by the coding sequence ATGAGCAACCTTGACCGCGCGCCCGTGCCCAGTGTGTGCGGCGGCCGTGGATTCGTCGTCGCCGAACCCGTTCGCGAGCTGCTGAGCCCCCGGTATGTGAAGCTCGGCGAGTCGACCGAGGTGCGCCGGCTGCTGCCGAACCTCGGCCGGCGCATGATCGGCGCCTGGGCCTTCGTCGACCACTACGGCCCCGACGACATCGCCGACGAGCCGGGCATGCAGGTCCCGCCGCATCCGCACATGGGCCTGCAGACCGTCAGCTGGCTGCACGAGGGCGAGGTGCTGCACCGCGACTCGACCGGCAGCCTGCAGACCATCCGGCCTCGCGAACTCGGGCTGATGACCTCGGGGCGCGCGATCAGCCACTCCGAGGAGAGCCCCAAGGCGCACGCCCGCTACCTGCACGGCGCCCAGCTCTGGGTCGCGCTGCCGGACGCCCACCGGCACACGGACCCCGGCTTCGAGCACCACGCCGACCTGCCCACGGTCACCGCCCCCGGACTCACGGCCACCGTGCTCCTCGGCGACCTCGACGGCTCCACCTCACCCGGAACGGCGTACACCCCCATCGTGGGCGCCGATCTCGCGCTCGCCCGCGGCGCCGACGTACGGCTGCCGCTCCTGCCCGACTTCGAGTACGGCGTACTGTCGATGTCGGGCGAGGTGCACGTGGACGGGGTGCCCGTCCTGCCGGGCTCGATGCTCTATCTCGGCTGCGGACGCACCGAGCTGCCCCTGCGGGCCGAGTCCGACGCGGGGGTGATGCTCCTCGGCGGCGAACCGTTCGAGGAGGAGCTCGTCATGTGGTGGAACTTCGTCGGGCGGTCCCAGGAGGAGATCGCACAGGCTCGCGAGGACTGGATGACGAGCGCCCGTTTCGGCGAGGTGAGGGGCTACGACGGGGATCCACTGCGCGCACCGGAACTGCCGCCGGTGCCGCTGAAGCCGCGGGGAAGGGTGCGCTGA
- a CDS encoding ATP-binding protein, whose translation MSSPAQFRSHESVSVRDSPRTAALRLTGSREGFTQARDFTHRTLDCWSLDHCTDDALTVVTELAANAVLHGLPHPSANEFDVRLRLTLRRSHLVCAVTDPSDSLPVYPHTGDALLEHGRGLHIVEALSEHWGWTRRSPVGKTVWAMLPTRPQP comes from the coding sequence GTGTCATCACCTGCGCAGTTCCGGAGCCACGAGTCCGTCTCCGTCCGTGACTCGCCCAGAACCGCCGCCCTGCGCCTCACGGGCAGCCGGGAAGGATTCACCCAGGCACGGGACTTCACCCACCGCACCCTCGACTGCTGGTCCCTGGACCACTGCACCGACGACGCGCTCACCGTCGTCACGGAACTTGCCGCCAACGCGGTCCTGCACGGACTGCCGCACCCCTCGGCGAACGAGTTCGACGTACGGCTCAGACTCACCCTGCGCAGATCCCACCTGGTGTGCGCCGTCACCGACCCGAGCGACAGCCTGCCCGTCTACCCGCACACCGGGGATGCCCTCCTGGAACACGGCCGCGGACTGCACATCGTCGAGGCCCTCTCGGAGCACTGGGGCTGGACCCGGCGCTCCCCCGTGGGCAAGACCGTCTGGGCCATGCTGCCGACCCGCCCCCAGCCCTGA
- a CDS encoding DUF397 domain-containing protein: MPSAPNGVRASSLGVRWIKSSHSNAEGNCVEVAALDGGGVAMRNSRDPDGPALVYTPAELAAFVAGAKDGEFDHLA, encoded by the coding sequence GTGCCGTCAGCGCCGAACGGAGTACGGGCGAGCTCGCTGGGCGTCCGCTGGATCAAGAGCAGTCACAGCAACGCCGAGGGCAACTGCGTGGAGGTCGCGGCCCTGGACGGGGGAGGCGTCGCGATGCGCAACTCCCGTGACCCCGACGGGCCGGCCCTGGTGTACACGCCGGCCGAGCTGGCCGCGTTCGTGGCCGGGGCGAAGGACGGGGAGTTCGACCACCTGGCGTGA
- a CDS encoding helix-turn-helix domain-containing protein, which produces MSAESSRVSRLEPYLNRAEPAPTLLKMLVGVQLAGIREDAGLSQEQAARAIGFSPAKLSRIEAGKGRRPPVEADVRALLSLYETDDHEASVLLRLLRQAGEPGWWQRYDKRLMPEWFDRLVGLQEAATAIRTFEIQYVPGLLQTPAYARAVVERGLPSAPPREVERRVELRTRRTELLRRPDAPRVWAILDESVLLRVLGSREVMREQLAHLVELAGLPHVTVQVVPLDVTHASAPAIPVTYLRFGGADLPDVVYLEQIRSATFLEDQDETEEYRVALDRLADEALNPRETQALLASIAKQRYA; this is translated from the coding sequence ATGTCTGCCGAGTCGTCTCGTGTCTCCCGCCTCGAACCGTATCTGAACCGGGCCGAGCCCGCCCCGACCTTGCTGAAAATGCTGGTCGGTGTGCAGCTGGCGGGTATCCGGGAGGACGCCGGACTCTCCCAGGAGCAGGCCGCGCGCGCCATCGGGTTCAGCCCGGCGAAGCTGTCGCGCATCGAAGCGGGCAAGGGGCGCAGGCCGCCCGTCGAGGCGGACGTCCGCGCGCTCCTGTCGCTGTACGAGACGGACGACCACGAGGCCTCGGTGCTGCTCCGGTTGCTGCGGCAGGCGGGCGAGCCCGGCTGGTGGCAGCGCTACGACAAGCGGCTGATGCCCGAGTGGTTCGACCGGCTGGTCGGTCTGCAGGAGGCGGCCACCGCGATCCGTACCTTTGAGATCCAGTACGTACCGGGCCTGTTGCAGACCCCCGCGTACGCGCGGGCCGTCGTGGAGCGCGGCCTGCCGTCGGCGCCGCCGCGGGAGGTCGAGCGCCGGGTGGAGCTGCGGACACGGCGCACCGAGCTGCTGCGGCGACCGGACGCCCCGCGGGTGTGGGCGATCCTCGACGAGTCGGTGCTGCTGCGGGTGCTGGGCAGCCGCGAGGTGATGCGCGAGCAGCTGGCCCACCTCGTGGAGCTGGCCGGGCTGCCCCATGTCACCGTCCAGGTGGTGCCGTTGGACGTCACGCACGCCTCCGCGCCGGCCATACCGGTCACCTATCTGCGCTTCGGCGGTGCCGATCTGCCCGACGTCGTCTATCTCGAACAGATCAGGAGCGCCACCTTCCTGGAGGACCAGGACGAGACGGAGGAGTACCGCGTCGCGCTGGACCGGCTGGCCGACGAGGCCCTCAACCCGCGTGAGACGCAGGCCCTGTTGGCGTCGATAGCGAAACAGCGCTACGCCTGA
- a CDS encoding SAM-dependent methyltransferase, with translation MQPGKQLSTSIDATVPTAARMYDHYLGGKDNYAADRAACEELDKVVPSTRVLALNNRRFLQRVVKTLTQEYGIRQFLDHGSGLPTQDNIHQVAQRIDPSSNVVYVDNDPMVLVHGRALLEQDERTTVIHADMRETEAIFAHEDTRRLIDFSQPVAVLFNSVFHCIPDSDTDGPQAVVRRVTEHLAPGSYLVMCQLVSEDQAVREFVTDFMDKATQGHWGRVRQEKDVAALFEGLDILDPGLVEVSTWRPDTEVAPRQLTQEWIEFGGVGRLG, from the coding sequence ATGCAGCCCGGCAAACAGCTGTCCACGTCGATCGATGCCACGGTTCCCACAGCCGCGCGCATGTACGACCACTACCTGGGCGGCAAGGACAACTACGCGGCCGACCGCGCGGCCTGCGAGGAACTCGACAAGGTCGTCCCGAGCACCCGCGTCCTCGCGCTGAACAACCGGCGCTTCCTGCAGCGGGTCGTGAAGACCCTGACGCAGGAGTACGGGATCCGGCAGTTCCTCGACCACGGCTCAGGCCTGCCCACCCAGGACAACATCCACCAGGTCGCCCAGCGCATCGACCCGAGTTCGAACGTCGTCTACGTCGACAACGACCCCATGGTGCTCGTGCACGGCCGGGCCCTGCTGGAGCAGGACGAGCGGACCACCGTCATCCACGCCGACATGCGGGAGACGGAGGCCATCTTCGCCCATGAGGACACCAGGCGCCTGATCGACTTCTCTCAGCCGGTGGCCGTGCTGTTCAACTCGGTCTTCCACTGCATCCCCGACAGCGACACCGACGGGCCGCAGGCGGTGGTCCGCCGGGTGACCGAACACCTCGCCCCCGGCAGCTATCTGGTGATGTGCCAGCTGGTCAGCGAGGACCAGGCGGTCAGGGAGTTCGTCACCGACTTCATGGACAAGGCCACCCAGGGCCACTGGGGCCGGGTGCGCCAGGAGAAGGACGTCGCCGCACTGTTCGAGGGCCTGGACATCCTCGACCCGGGACTGGTGGAAGTGTCCACCTGGCGCCCGGACACCGAGGTCGCACCCCGGCAACTCACGCAGGAGTGGATCGAGTTCGGCGGCGTGGGCCGCCTCGGCTGA
- a CDS encoding helix-turn-helix transcriptional regulator: METRETERDAILRALTPVVDGIAATFGPVCEVVLHDYRRPEKSVVAVAGSVTGRAVGGAMSEIGMRVLARGDDAADELNYVTRTGAGQLVKSSTMVLRDSTGAVFGALCVNVDVTEVDRVQGLLAALAGTTGVRADAPVTTFGDDIDSVVDALLDAHLLRQDQTWAGLDRSRRLALIRSLDEHGVFAVRRAIEQVAARLGISRASAYSYLSQARAAHGTAATGTDDTPEGAHP; the protein is encoded by the coding sequence ATGGAAACCCGGGAGACCGAGCGGGACGCGATCCTGCGCGCGCTCACCCCCGTCGTCGACGGGATCGCGGCCACCTTCGGGCCGGTGTGCGAGGTGGTGCTGCACGACTACCGGCGGCCGGAGAAGTCCGTCGTCGCCGTCGCCGGGTCGGTGACGGGGCGGGCGGTCGGCGGGGCGATGAGCGAGATCGGCATGCGGGTCCTCGCCCGCGGCGACGACGCCGCCGACGAGCTGAACTACGTCACCCGCACCGGCGCCGGACAGCTCGTGAAGTCGTCCACGATGGTGCTGCGCGACTCCACGGGCGCGGTGTTCGGCGCGCTGTGCGTCAACGTGGACGTCACCGAGGTGGACCGGGTGCAGGGCCTGCTGGCCGCGCTCGCCGGGACGACCGGAGTGCGGGCCGACGCTCCCGTGACCACCTTCGGCGACGACATCGACTCCGTCGTCGACGCCCTCCTCGACGCCCATCTGCTGCGCCAGGACCAGACCTGGGCCGGCCTCGACCGCTCGCGTCGGCTTGCGCTCATCCGCAGCCTGGACGAACACGGCGTGTTCGCCGTGCGCCGCGCGATCGAGCAGGTCGCCGCCCGCCTGGGCATCTCCCGCGCCTCCGCCTACAGCTACCTCTCCCAGGCCAGAGCCGCGCACGGGACCGCGGCGACCGGCACCGACGACACCCCCGAGGGAGCACATCCGTGA
- a CDS encoding threo-3-hydroxy-L-aspartate ammonia-lyase, with the protein MTTTPPPITLDDVRDAAARLKGVAHRTPVLRSRTLDRIVGAEVLLKCENFQRVGAFKFRGAYNAASRLAPEQLARGIAAYSSGNHAQAVALAARELGTTAVIVMPEDAPRSKRAATAGYGAEIVTYDRYTGDRVAVAEALAAERGLALIPPYEHPHVMAGQGTAALELLEEAGDLDALLAPVGGGGLIAGSATAVKGLRPGIRVVGVEPEAGDDTKRSLEAGRRVEIPVPHTIADGQALHTPGELTFSVNRRLVDGIVLVSDDEIRAAMRFAFERLKIVVEPSGATPLAALLAGRVDTLPRRVGVIISGGNIDTGRFAELCGGAA; encoded by the coding sequence GTGACGACCACACCCCCGCCGATCACCCTCGACGACGTGCGCGACGCGGCCGCCCGGCTCAAGGGCGTCGCGCACCGCACACCCGTGCTGCGCTCGCGGACCCTCGACCGGATCGTCGGCGCGGAGGTCCTTTTGAAGTGCGAGAATTTCCAGCGCGTCGGCGCCTTCAAGTTCCGCGGCGCCTACAACGCGGCCTCCCGGCTGGCCCCCGAGCAGCTCGCCCGGGGCATCGCCGCGTACTCCTCCGGCAACCACGCCCAGGCCGTCGCCCTGGCCGCGCGAGAACTCGGCACCACCGCCGTGATCGTCATGCCCGAGGACGCGCCCCGCTCCAAGCGGGCGGCGACGGCAGGGTACGGCGCGGAGATCGTGACGTACGACCGCTACACCGGCGACCGGGTGGCCGTCGCCGAGGCGCTCGCCGCCGAGCGGGGCCTGGCGCTGATCCCGCCCTACGAGCACCCGCACGTCATGGCGGGCCAGGGCACCGCCGCGCTCGAACTCCTGGAGGAGGCCGGGGATCTGGACGCCCTGCTGGCGCCGGTCGGGGGCGGCGGGCTGATCGCCGGCAGCGCGACCGCCGTCAAGGGGCTGAGGCCGGGCATCCGCGTCGTCGGCGTCGAACCGGAGGCCGGGGACGACACCAAGCGGTCGCTGGAGGCGGGCCGGCGCGTCGAGATCCCGGTACCGCACACCATCGCCGACGGCCAGGCCCTGCACACGCCCGGGGAGCTGACCTTCTCGGTGAACCGGCGGCTCGTGGACGGGATCGTCCTGGTCTCCGACGACGAGATCCGCGCGGCCATGCGGTTCGCCTTCGAACGCCTGAAGATCGTCGTGGAGCCCAGCGGCGCCACTCCGCTCGCCGCCCTCCTCGCAGGACGGGTCGACACCCTGCCCCGGCGCGTCGGTGTGATCATCTCCGGCGGCAACATCGACACCGGCCGCTTCGCGGAGCTGTGCGGCGGCGCCGCCTGA
- a CDS encoding cupin domain-containing protein, translated as MMEVKTLDKPDERRDFPRGHLEAVHMTGLDFAVGTFEPGWRWTESVAPIAGTKSCEVHHNGYVVQGRMHITMDDGGEAEVGPGDVFVVPPGHDAWVVGDEQCVVYDFAGGMAKDYAKAKES; from the coding sequence ATGATGGAAGTGAAGACGCTCGACAAGCCGGACGAGCGACGCGATTTCCCCCGCGGCCACCTGGAGGCCGTTCACATGACCGGCCTCGACTTCGCCGTCGGGACCTTCGAACCGGGATGGCGCTGGACCGAGTCCGTGGCGCCGATCGCCGGAACCAAGAGCTGCGAGGTGCACCACAACGGCTATGTGGTCCAGGGCCGCATGCACATCACGATGGACGACGGCGGCGAGGCCGAAGTCGGCCCCGGCGACGTCTTCGTGGTCCCGCCCGGCCACGACGCCTGGGTCGTCGGCGACGAACAGTGCGTGGTGTACGACTTCGCCGGGGGGATGGCGAAGGACTACGCGAAGGCGAAGGAGAGCTAG